The following DNA comes from Gammaproteobacteria bacterium.
ATGAGCTCGATTTCGCTGCCCTGGCCCGCCGCGAGCATCATCACACCCATGATGCTCTTGCCGTTCACCCGGCGCGCGCCGCGCACCAGATGGATGTCGGATTCGAATTCGGAGGCCAGCGTCACCAGCTTGGCTGCCGCGCGCGCGTGCAGTCCCAGCCGGTTGACTATGGTGACTGTCCTGCGCGCCACCGCTAATCCTCGCCCTCCGGTCCGCAGCTGAAGATGCCCTCGCGCCCGCCGCTCAGCGCCTTGTCCTTCAGCTGGCTGATGTTCAGGCGGGGATAGTTCATCAAGCGTACCAGCATCGGCAGGTTAACGCCCGCAATCACGGTCACGCGCTCGTTGTCGCGCTTCAGCGCGGTGGCGATGTTGCTGGGGGTGGATCCGAACATGTCGGTCAGCACGATGACGCCGTCGCCATGATCGAGCTCGCGCA
Coding sequences within:
- a CDS encoding HPr family phosphocarrier protein; translated protein: MARRTVTIVNRLGLHARAAAKLVTLASEFESDIHLVRGARRVNGKSIMGVMMLAAGQGSEIELIAEGRDEEAALLRLEDLIRQRFGEEA
- a CDS encoding PTS fructose transporter subunit IIA — its product is MSVGLCLISHNRIGEALLDTAVSMLGGRPLPAAVIAVTPASDPTQILEQARAAVRELDHGDGVIVLTDMFGSTPSNIATALKRDNERVTVIAGVNLPMLVRLMNYPRLNISQLKDKALSGGREGIFSCGPEGED